GAAGGTCCTCCCGTCAAAGGTTCCATCTGGTTACACAGGATGGTGACGATGATGTTGAACCCCAGGGTGGCCATGACCAGATAATGTCCCTCCAGCCTGAGCGTGGGCAGCGCCACGAGAAGGCTGGTGAGACCCACGAAAAGAATGCAAAAGGCGAGAGACGCCACCATCGGCCATTGCCAGGTTGTGCTTGCAATGGCCGAAAGATAGGCTCCCAGGCCGTAGAAAGCGGCATGCCCCAGGGAAACCTGTCCAGTGGAGCCGATGAGGAGATTGAGGCCGAGGACCACCAGGGCGTTGAGAGCCATGACATTCAGGACGAGCAGAAAATAATCGTTGCTGAGCCCGAAGGGGAGTGCTCCGAAGGAAAGGGCCATGAGCAGGAGTGCCCGCCAGTCTTTGGGAATAAAGATCAAACGGCTCATTCCCTATTTTCCAAACAACTGCGTCATGAATTTATCGAAAAGTTTGTCGGCCTTTTTGTTCTCCTCCATAGGATCAAAGCCTCTTCACTCGGGCACTTCCAAAAAGCCCGGCCGGTTTCACAAAGAGAATCGCCAGAAGGATGAGGAAAGCGATGGCATCCTTGTAGGCTGAGGAAATGAGGCCCGCTCCGAAGGACTCCAGAATGCCCAGCAAAAGCCCCCCCACGACAGCGCCGACGGTGCTTCCATATCCTCCGAGAATGGCTGCCGCAAAACCCTTAAGTCCGAGCATCAGACCGGCATCGTAGCTCATGCTGGTGATAGGGGTGACCAGAATCCCCGCCAGAGCCCCCAATGAACCGGCCAGGGCGAATGCGAAAGCAACCAGTCTGCGCACGGAAATCCCGAGGAGCAGCGCTCCATAGGGGTTGTCGGCTGCGGCCCGCACGGCTTTTCCCAGAAGAGTGCGATGAAAAAAAAGATACAGGAGGCTCAGCACGACGAGGGAAATTCCAAGAATCCACAGAGTCTGGGGCATGATGGCCGCGTTCATGAAAAGAATCGGGTTTTCTCCCCCCAGTGAGGGAAAAATGTGAGCGTTTTTTCCCCAGATCATCATACCGGCTCCCCGAAAGGAAATGGATGCGCCCACCGTGATCATGACGAGAGTCAGGATATCGCGATTCCTGGAATGACGGATGGGACCCTGTTCCAGTGCAACGCCGATTACACCCACCGCAGCGACGGAAATAAGAAAAGCCAGAGGCATGGGCAGGTGTGCCACATGATAGAGGGAAACCATCATCATGGCTCCGAGCATGACGAAATCCCCCTGCGCGAAGTTCACCAGCCCCGTCGCATTCTGAATCAGGCAGTATCCGAGGGCGATCAAAGCGTAAATGCTTCCCGTGGTGACGCCCGAAACGAAGAATTGCGGAACCAGGTACCAGAACATGAAGAATGAATGCTCCCAAAGATATAAACCCATGAAAGAAGTTTCTTTCATGGGAACGCTGTGCTTGTGGTGGATTCAGATCTTTTGAGCTTCCCTCGCTCCGGCCTGGAATGCCTTGAGGGACTGTTCAAGCCGTTTACCACCCAATTTTTGGAGCGTCTTTTCAATCTGTTCCGGCTGACAGAAGAGAGTGCCCGTCCCCACGGCGAAGCCGAGGAGCACCAGATTTGCCGAAATAGGGGAGCCAAGATCTTCGGCGATCCGGGAGGCGTTCAACGAGTGTTTTTCTTCCGGCTGAGGCACATTGGAAATGGTCGTGCCGTAACGCTTGAGGTAGAAACTGTGAGCTCGCACCGCGTCTGGGTGCAGCGCCAGGAGAATGTCCGCTTTTCCGGGCCGGATCAACGGGCTGGTGATTCCTTTTCCGGAGGCCTGGCCTGAAATCTTGAGATGGCTGATGACGTTTCCTCCTCGCTGAGCCATCCCATGGGTTTCTGAAATGAGTACGGAATAACCCAGTTGCAGAGCGGTCTCTGCAAGGAGTTTGGTGATAAAAAGGACGCCCTGACCTCCGACACCGCTTACGATGATTTGCTGCATTTTTACCTCGTTCATGGATTGCCCCTCACTGCCTGAATTTCCACTGCAGTTTTCGCTGCTGATTTCTGGTTTGGTATCGCGCTTTTTTCACTCGTTCTTTGGGACCACGGTCAGAGCCCCGTGTGGACAGACGTGCACACAAACTCCACATCCTGAACAAAGGGAACTGTCAATGCGGATAGGTTCCTTTTCTCCCTGAGATACCAGAGCAGGACATTCGAACTGTTTGATGCAGAGGCCGCACCCCTTGCATTTCTCATTGACGGTGACTTCCCGGCGGATCCGACTTGCGCTCTGCGCACGGTCCATGAGACAGGGATGCTTAGCTACCACAACGGCGACTCCTCCCTTTTCTGACCGTGTGTACCCCCCTGCCTTTTTCAGCAAATCGATGAGTGCATCCAGTCGGTACGGGTCTTCCACCTCCACAAAACGCACGCCGCATGCCTTCACGATTTCAGGAATGGAAAGCTGGGGCACCGGGGTTCCATCGAGGGTATGTCCCGACGCCGGAGTGGGCTGATGTCCCGTCATGGCTGTCGTGCTGTTGTCCAGAATGACCAGAGTGAACCGGGCCCCCTGCACTACCGCATTGATGAGGGCGGGAATACCCGCATGAAAAAAGGTGGAATCTCCTATGGTGGCGCAAACGGCGGGGGCTCCTTCAGGTGGAAGAGTCCGGTATGCATGATAAAAACCTGCAGCCTGGCTTATGGATGCTCCCATGCAGAGTACCGTGTCCACCGCTCCCAGGTTTACTCCCAAGGTGTAGCACCCGATGTCTCCAGGGTAAATTCCTTTGGGAAATGCCTTTTTGATGGCAAAAAAAGTGGCCCGGTGAGGACATCCGGCACAAAGTGTGGGGCGTCTTCCGGGAAAATTTGGGGGTTCGATGCGGGGAGCCGGAGGCAAATGAGCAAAGGTGCGCACGATCTCTTCCACCGCTTCCGGGAGCAGTTCACCGGCGGAAGGAACGGTGCCCGTGATGCGACCGAAGACTTTTTCCCGGTTTTGGAGCTGTAGTTCGATCACGGGGTCTGTCTCTTCCAGGACCAGGATTCTGTCATACTGTGAAAGGATTTCATCCCTGAATGACCGCGGGAGGGGGTAGGGCATGGGAACCTGGTAGATGGGGATTTTGGTCCAAAGTCCAAGATCCATCATGATTTCTTTTGCATGTGCGAGGACCACTCCTGAAGCCACAATGCAGATGCGGGGCTTCTCAGCGGTAGCAAGCGCGATTTCGTTGAGAAACTTTGGAGCCAGGGAAGGTTCCCTGGAGATGTTGGACAGTTTTTCATTCAACTGCCCGTGCAAAATGAGCCGGAATTTTGGAGTGGCCGCCCATCGAGTGGGATTCTTCTCGAACTGGGGGGGGGGGTCTCCCGTGGGGAAGGGACGCAACTCCATGTCCTGCCGTGCGTGGCACACTCGGGTGGTGGGCCGGAACATCACAGGAATTTCATATTGCTCCGACAGGGAAAACGCCTGTGGCAACATGTCCCGGGCTTCCGCGGGCGAGGAGGGATCCAACACGGGAACTTTGGCCATCATGGCCAGGAATCGGCTGTCCTGCTCGGTCTGGGAACTGTGGGGACCCGGGTCGTCGGCCACTACGAGCACGAAGCCGCCTTTGACTCCCGTGTAAGCCGCGCTCATGAGAGGGTCCGCAGCCACGTTGAGCCCCACCTGTTTCATGATGGCCACCGAACGCCGCCCCGCAAAACTATTGGCCAATGCCACTTCGAAAGCCACTTTTTCGTTGATGGACCATTCCAGGTGAAGCTGCAAATTTTCTGCTTTTTTCAGCTGAACCAGGGTGCTCAGAACTTCCGAAGCGGGTGTGCCCGGATAGGATGTTGCCATCGTGCAGGCAGATTCCGCAAGACCCACTGCAATTGCCTCGTTTCCAAGAAGGATCTTTCGTGCTGTCAACTTATTCTCCTCACCCAGATGGATCGTCTCTGTTCAGAATCATTGGAAGTTTTTGGATAGTAATGCACGACATCTTTCCCGGCTGGATATGTGGACCCCTCGCAGGGTTCCACACGCATTCTGTTTCTTGTGGACTCTAAGGAGCCTATCCAAAAACTCGCAGTGTCATTGCC
This region of Desulforhabdus amnigena genomic DNA includes:
- a CDS encoding 2-oxoacid:acceptor oxidoreductase family protein; this encodes MNEVKMQQIIVSGVGGQGVLFITKLLAETALQLGYSVLISETHGMAQRGGNVISHLKISGQASGKGITSPLIRPGKADILLALHPDAVRAHSFYLKRYGTTISNVPQPEEKHSLNASRIAEDLGSPISANLVLLGFAVGTGTLFCQPEQIEKTLQKLGGKRLEQSLKAFQAGAREAQKI
- a CDS encoding branched-chain amino acid ABC transporter permease, which gives rise to MGLYLWEHSFFMFWYLVPQFFVSGVTTGSIYALIALGYCLIQNATGLVNFAQGDFVMLGAMMMVSLYHVAHLPMPLAFLISVAAVGVIGVALEQGPIRHSRNRDILTLVMITVGASISFRGAGMMIWGKNAHIFPSLGGENPILFMNAAIMPQTLWILGISLVVLSLLYLFFHRTLLGKAVRAAADNPYGALLLGISVRRLVAFAFALAGSLGALAGILVTPITSMSYDAGLMLGLKGFAAAILGGYGSTVGAVVGGLLLGILESFGAGLISSAYKDAIAFLILLAILFVKPAGLFGSARVKRL
- the iorA gene encoding indolepyruvate ferredoxin oxidoreductase subunit alpha → MTARKILLGNEAIAVGLAESACTMATSYPGTPASEVLSTLVQLKKAENLQLHLEWSINEKVAFEVALANSFAGRRSVAIMKQVGLNVAADPLMSAAYTGVKGGFVLVVADDPGPHSSQTEQDSRFLAMMAKVPVLDPSSPAEARDMLPQAFSLSEQYEIPVMFRPTTRVCHARQDMELRPFPTGDPPPQFEKNPTRWAATPKFRLILHGQLNEKLSNISREPSLAPKFLNEIALATAEKPRICIVASGVVLAHAKEIMMDLGLWTKIPIYQVPMPYPLPRSFRDEILSQYDRILVLEETDPVIELQLQNREKVFGRITGTVPSAGELLPEAVEEIVRTFAHLPPAPRIEPPNFPGRRPTLCAGCPHRATFFAIKKAFPKGIYPGDIGCYTLGVNLGAVDTVLCMGASISQAAGFYHAYRTLPPEGAPAVCATIGDSTFFHAGIPALINAVVQGARFTLVILDNSTTAMTGHQPTPASGHTLDGTPVPQLSIPEIVKACGVRFVEVEDPYRLDALIDLLKKAGGYTRSEKGGVAVVVAKHPCLMDRAQSASRIRREVTVNEKCKGCGLCIKQFECPALVSQGEKEPIRIDSSLCSGCGVCVHVCPHGALTVVPKNE